A stretch of Desulfotalea psychrophila LSv54 DNA encodes these proteins:
- a CDS encoding BaiN/RdsA family NAD(P)/FAD-dependent oxidoreductase, giving the protein MKKYDVIIIGAGAAGLMAAGAAAQAGAHVALFEKMQQTGRKIGISGKGRCNLSNSAELPEFIQHFGKNGKFLRQAFSRFFSKELVELVESLGADVTLERGGRFFPTSGKALDIVEALNFWIKGTGVEVYRSAPVRKILVSDERIYGVKIADGEELSCSRVVIATGGLSYPKTGSTGDGFSFSEELGHTVVPPRPALVPLTSKDSFIPEISGLDLRNVQAQLLVDNKKVASHFGEISFTTFGVAGPIGIGLSGQAIDALHKKQSVQIHIDLKPALDYQKLDARLIRDLTTNYKDTIKTILRGLLPQKLIALCLHDCQIAPQTAAGTFPAAMRKKIVHWLKNFTVTINGHRSYDEAIITAGGVSLKEVSPKTMGSKKITGLYFAGEVLDLNADTGGYNLQAAFSTGWLAGKSAASFAKSDHS; this is encoded by the coding sequence ATGAAAAAATACGATGTAATTATTATCGGTGCTGGAGCCGCGGGACTTATGGCCGCCGGAGCCGCCGCCCAAGCAGGTGCCCACGTTGCTCTTTTTGAAAAGATGCAACAGACAGGACGCAAGATAGGTATTAGCGGCAAGGGAAGATGCAATCTCTCCAATAGCGCAGAGCTCCCTGAATTTATCCAGCACTTTGGCAAAAACGGCAAGTTTCTCAGACAGGCATTTTCCCGTTTTTTCTCAAAGGAGTTGGTCGAGCTTGTGGAATCTCTGGGCGCCGACGTCACCCTTGAACGCGGGGGCAGATTTTTCCCCACCAGCGGCAAGGCCCTCGATATTGTTGAGGCCCTTAATTTTTGGATTAAGGGTACCGGCGTAGAAGTCTATCGTTCAGCACCCGTCCGTAAGATTCTGGTGAGCGACGAACGCATTTATGGCGTCAAAATCGCTGATGGCGAGGAGCTCTCCTGTTCCCGCGTCGTCATCGCCACCGGTGGACTCTCTTACCCAAAAACCGGATCTACGGGAGATGGTTTCTCCTTCAGTGAAGAACTCGGACATACCGTCGTTCCACCACGTCCTGCCCTGGTACCTCTGACGAGCAAGGATTCCTTCATCCCAGAAATATCCGGACTGGATCTTCGTAACGTCCAGGCCCAACTTTTGGTAGACAACAAGAAGGTTGCCAGTCATTTTGGTGAGATATCCTTTACCACCTTTGGCGTTGCAGGCCCCATCGGCATCGGCCTCAGTGGTCAGGCCATAGATGCCCTGCACAAGAAACAGTCCGTGCAGATACACATTGATCTCAAACCAGCCCTCGATTATCAAAAACTTGATGCCCGTCTGATTCGCGACCTCACCACCAACTACAAAGATACAATAAAAACCATCCTGCGTGGACTCCTGCCCCAAAAGCTCATCGCCCTCTGTCTGCATGACTGTCAGATCGCACCACAGACTGCAGCAGGTACATTCCCCGCTGCTATGCGCAAAAAGATAGTCCACTGGCTAAAGAACTTCACCGTTACCATCAACGGTCATCGCTCCTACGATGAGGCTATTATAACCGCAGGTGGTGTCAGCCTTAAAGAGGTCTCACCCAAGACCATGGGCTCTAAAAAGATTACAGGTCTCTACTTCGCGGGAGAAGTGCTCGATCTCAACGCCGACACAGGTGGCTACAACCTGCAGGCGGCCTTTTCCACTGGTTGGTTGGCTGGGAAATCCGCAGCCTCCTTTGCCAAATCTGATCATTCGTAA